One genomic window of Halovivax cerinus includes the following:
- a CDS encoding ATP-binding protein, translating into MDVPGVADLVLVALERAGADGPSAALTATTIADTIDLPETMAARVSLLSTLSTMESDGLVDPVSTDGGDPGAYALTASGRGRARTSLDRYESASVTAHAGGERVEGSLTDVADRFGLDLVTAMARLSPGGEVTVEATLEPAFVDRVAEREAVDRLLEAAADGEPTLFVIEGEAGIGKTTLFRECRSMAADRGFETLVGQADPDRSDPYHALTDALPWAIEHLEEAPVPTSDSASVTTQSLEDAVAIRYGAIGDELRDRASDRPIFLGIEDLQWADAATLSVLASLLEGIESVPIAVVLTVRSDASADESIVAALTDAAACESTVRHLDPFGREAVGELIERRVGRRGVPEACLDAIYEHTGGVGLFVEETVDDLLDRGVIDPQRGTYPESLADIPLPSVVESTIRGRLDRLDDRTRGVLEVAAVAGTTVDVETLRVVSADASAHLNDQAHLLVDGRVWERLDEERYRFASHVLRSTVLETLDTDRRASLEQRVADHLAEAPDPPHAELARRYDRAGEPESALEHAMDAGEAALDVFAHEDAIDAFQHALGLARDLDRDAATIEALESLAQVYQIGGEYTSAHTHLEYVRNHTDDVDRVRRTYASQARMDTDVGEVERAIEFVDRGLELDGPVSTAYVGLLDALASVQFQRGDFREAIATARYQYDLADRLDDARMKGLASFQIGRCRRQVGQPERAVESLEAARDLLEPLDEPVALADCLTDLGISYITIGRFDEGVAAMDRCRDVAEDAGAVGMVINSLNNLGVHAIGRGDWEQAREQFDRLHDLATRVGNDRMRIIALSNEGVIDLLSTDVQQARETFETALSLSRSIGHDHQSTFGRVNLAQAEVLAGRFDRADRYATEALERAQADGYVRAEADAMRMQGVVARDRGDVERAVERIRDGLQRARESENTVEISKAATDLAKALVAIGEIEAALERCDEAEANVPDGYRIDRLGLRATRARALTAAGDPEGPDALRSVLEEAIEIDHAQVELQVRRDLAWLALESGDRSVAIDHLDRGYALAQRTRTYSDREWYEAAIQAVEAGCSAADLQPLCGPFEASRG; encoded by the coding sequence ATGGACGTTCCTGGCGTGGCTGACCTCGTCCTCGTGGCCCTCGAGCGAGCCGGTGCCGACGGCCCGTCGGCCGCGCTGACGGCGACGACGATCGCGGACACGATCGACCTGCCTGAGACGATGGCCGCTCGGGTCTCCCTGCTCTCGACACTGTCGACGATGGAGTCGGACGGACTCGTCGACCCGGTCTCGACCGATGGAGGCGATCCAGGTGCGTACGCGCTAACGGCGTCGGGTCGCGGCCGGGCACGAACGTCACTCGATCGCTACGAGTCGGCGTCGGTCACCGCACACGCTGGCGGCGAGCGCGTCGAGGGCTCGCTCACCGACGTCGCCGACCGCTTCGGACTCGATCTCGTGACGGCGATGGCGCGGCTCTCACCCGGCGGCGAGGTGACGGTCGAGGCGACGCTCGAGCCCGCGTTCGTCGACCGGGTGGCCGAACGTGAGGCGGTCGACCGACTGCTCGAGGCGGCCGCAGACGGCGAGCCGACGCTATTCGTCATCGAGGGCGAGGCGGGGATCGGTAAGACGACGCTCTTTCGCGAGTGTCGCTCGATGGCGGCCGACCGGGGGTTCGAGACGCTGGTCGGCCAGGCCGACCCCGATCGCTCCGATCCGTACCACGCACTGACCGACGCACTTCCGTGGGCGATCGAACACTTGGAGGAGGCGCCCGTCCCGACCTCGGATTCGGCGTCGGTGACGACCCAGTCGCTCGAAGACGCCGTCGCGATTCGGTACGGCGCGATCGGGGACGAGTTGCGCGACCGGGCGAGCGACCGGCCGATCTTCCTGGGCATCGAGGACTTGCAGTGGGCCGACGCCGCCACGCTATCGGTGCTCGCTTCGCTCCTCGAGGGAATCGAATCCGTCCCAATCGCCGTCGTCCTCACCGTGCGAAGCGACGCGTCCGCCGACGAATCCATCGTCGCGGCCCTCACTGACGCGGCCGCGTGCGAATCGACGGTCCGTCACCTCGACCCGTTCGGTCGCGAGGCCGTCGGGGAGTTGATCGAGCGGCGAGTGGGACGGCGCGGTGTCCCAGAGGCCTGTCTGGACGCGATCTACGAGCACACCGGTGGCGTCGGCCTGTTCGTCGAGGAGACGGTCGACGACCTGCTCGATCGGGGCGTGATCGACCCCCAGCGCGGGACGTATCCGGAGTCACTGGCCGACATCCCGCTGCCATCGGTCGTCGAATCGACGATCCGAGGCCGGCTCGACCGACTCGACGATCGCACGCGCGGCGTCCTCGAGGTGGCGGCGGTCGCGGGGACGACCGTCGACGTGGAGACGCTCCGGGTCGTCTCGGCGGACGCCTCGGCGCACCTGAACGATCAGGCGCACCTCCTCGTCGACGGTCGGGTCTGGGAGCGCCTTGACGAAGAGCGGTACCGGTTCGCGAGTCACGTCCTGCGGTCGACGGTGCTGGAGACGCTCGACACGGATCGCCGTGCGTCGCTCGAACAGCGGGTGGCCGACCACCTGGCCGAGGCGCCTGACCCGCCCCACGCCGAACTCGCCCGGCGGTACGATCGCGCCGGCGAGCCCGAATCCGCGCTCGAGCACGCGATGGATGCGGGCGAGGCGGCGCTCGACGTCTTCGCCCACGAGGACGCGATCGACGCGTTCCAGCACGCGCTGGGGCTCGCACGCGACCTGGACCGAGACGCGGCGACGATAGAGGCCCTCGAATCGCTCGCGCAGGTCTATCAGATAGGCGGCGAGTACACGTCGGCCCACACCCACCTCGAGTACGTTCGCAACCACACCGACGACGTCGACCGCGTCAGGCGAACGTACGCCTCCCAGGCGAGGATGGACACCGACGTCGGCGAGGTGGAGCGAGCGATCGAATTCGTCGATCGAGGCCTCGAACTCGACGGACCGGTCTCGACGGCGTACGTCGGTCTGCTGGATGCGCTCGCGAGCGTGCAGTTCCAGCGCGGTGATTTCCGCGAAGCGATCGCCACCGCGCGATACCAGTACGACCTGGCGGACCGTCTCGACGACGCCCGGATGAAGGGGCTCGCGTCGTTTCAGATCGGGCGGTGCCGGCGACAGGTGGGCCAGCCCGAACGGGCCGTCGAGTCCCTCGAAGCGGCGCGCGACCTGCTCGAACCGCTCGACGAGCCGGTCGCCCTGGCGGATTGTCTGACCGACCTCGGCATCTCCTACATCACGATCGGCCGGTTCGACGAGGGCGTCGCCGCGATGGATCGCTGTCGGGACGTCGCCGAGGACGCCGGAGCCGTCGGCATGGTAATCAATTCACTCAACAATCTCGGCGTGCACGCGATCGGCCGAGGCGACTGGGAGCAGGCCCGCGAGCAGTTCGATCGGTTACACGACCTGGCCACTCGCGTCGGCAACGACCGAATGCGCATCATCGCCCTCAGCAACGAGGGTGTGATCGACCTCCTCAGCACCGACGTCCAGCAGGCCCGGGAGACGTTCGAGACGGCGCTCTCACTCTCCCGCTCGATCGGCCACGATCACCAGTCCACGTTCGGCAGGGTCAACCTGGCGCAGGCCGAGGTGCTGGCGGGCCGATTCGATCGGGCCGACCGGTACGCGACGGAGGCACTCGAACGCGCGCAGGCGGACGGCTACGTCAGGGCGGAGGCGGACGCGATGCGCATGCAGGGCGTCGTCGCTCGCGACCGCGGCGACGTCGAGCGAGCGGTCGAACGCATCCGCGATGGGCTCCAGCGAGCGCGAGAGAGTGAGAACACCGTGGAGATCTCCAAGGCGGCGACGGACCTCGCCAAGGCGCTGGTGGCGATCGGCGAGATCGAGGCGGCCCTGGAGCGCTGTGACGAGGCGGAAGCGAACGTCCCGGACGGCTATCGAATCGACCGCCTCGGTCTGAGAGCGACCCGTGCTCGCGCGCTCACGGCGGCTGGGGACCCCGAGGGACCCGATGCGTTGCGATCGGTCCTGGAGGAGGCGATCGAGATCGATCACGCGCAGGTCGAACTGCAGGTCCGTCGTGACCTGGCCTGGCTCGCGCTCGAGTCGGGCGATCGGTCGGTCGCCATCGACCACCTCGATCGCGGCTACGCACTCGCCCAACGGACGCGGACGTACAGCGATCGCGAGTGGTACGAGGCCGCCATTCAGGCGGTCGAGGCCGGTTGTTCGGCAGCTGATTTACAGCCGCTCTGTGGACCGTTCGAGGCCAGTCGTGGGTGA
- a CDS encoding ATP-binding protein → MTEYGVDDLVVLALDSTADGDGSATTVELSETIAFGESLADRVQLLTTLASLARADLVEESVDERDRTRYRLTDAGRDRAAELRAELAAERVTVSDGTDERECALTDVRDVAGISIAEALVRRSPSGELVLADAFDAVVNREDEFDRLTTTFDAVTATAVDTRSTHSDTRSTDSDTASDATEPASDATDTASDATEPASDATWSTADADTPRTVVVTGDAGVGKTTLVEAFLDRVRDRCGAVYVGRSRPGGDAPFEPIAAALDADDASPPAFDVDAALETPDAEAYRAHRTRLYDDIASWLETRAADGPVVLVVEDLQWADSATLDLLAHLHSSLGEGILLLCTYRSDDVDETDPLAERVPADAVRPVALPLESFDRQTTATLVEHELRQRGVPTAFTDAVYAVTGGNPLFVVETVAAALEDGSLDPRVDRYPTSTTTLSAPDVVETTIRRRFDRLDPETRELVDTAALADEPFAVETLGSLCSLPPAQLGDRVDLLVDAGIWRETDGGYRFRSHVLRSGAQSALEPDARRERHRAIAAHLADVEDPNHARIATHLDRAGDAATALEHYRLAAEDAEETYAHDVASSHYERALSIARELDRDDDVLALLESLGDGYYTRGEFDEADRYFRYVREAADDPERIRRSYYYQARMHFEQSEYERTATLARRGLDAGGDEVTEMVCWLVDYLGSAHMKRSDHDAAIEQFERQRELAESIDFRLSLGRSYQNLATVSRRTGAIEDAVAYGERAVALLETASADRELARCLNDVALVYRSAGRTEDYVEALERCHDLAEETGNVRARILAKNNLGVAAQSRGDWGDARSYYEDVVALAELTEDTDTVALSLWNQSIVDVALGDLPGAIDGFERALSLVEGSAEIQKVTHFHTNVSRAYLLAGDVDAARWHVATGQRLAVEHDLPHLRATSAINAATIERERGAIDVALEHLRSARSEFDSTEDVRTETALLDQFARTYVAAGEPSTALEYARRAHDAAPDGTRQATLRAAVTLGAALRAAGRRTDARDHLESTLADAQTISRQSTIRARRELARLERDLGNADRAREHYATGIDLARSAGMTLYVTQLSHESSRLDENAAVADDR, encoded by the coding sequence ATGACCGAGTACGGCGTCGACGACCTCGTCGTCCTCGCGCTCGATTCGACGGCCGATGGAGACGGGAGCGCGACGACGGTCGAACTCAGCGAGACGATCGCGTTCGGCGAGTCGTTGGCCGACCGCGTCCAGCTTCTCACCACGCTCGCCTCGCTGGCCCGTGCGGATCTCGTCGAGGAGTCCGTCGACGAGCGCGACCGGACGCGCTACCGGCTGACGGATGCGGGTCGCGATCGCGCCGCGGAACTCCGGGCGGAGCTGGCAGCCGAACGAGTCACCGTCTCGGACGGAACCGACGAGCGTGAGTGCGCGCTGACCGACGTCCGCGACGTCGCCGGCATCTCGATCGCCGAGGCCCTCGTCCGCCGCTCGCCGTCGGGCGAGCTCGTGCTCGCGGACGCGTTCGACGCCGTCGTGAATCGTGAGGACGAGTTCGACAGGCTGACGACGACGTTCGACGCGGTGACGGCGACCGCCGTCGATACCCGGTCGACCCACTCCGATACCCGGTCGACTGATTCCGACACCGCATCCGACGCCACCGAGCCCGCATCCGACGCCACCGACACCGCATCCGACGCCACCGAGCCCGCATCCGACGCCACCTGGTCCACAGCCGACGCCGACACCCCGCGCACGGTCGTCGTCACCGGCGACGCGGGCGTCGGGAAGACGACCCTGGTCGAGGCGTTCCTGGATCGCGTCCGCGACCGGTGTGGGGCCGTCTACGTCGGCCGCAGCCGGCCCGGTGGCGACGCGCCGTTCGAACCGATCGCGGCCGCGCTCGACGCGGACGACGCGTCGCCGCCCGCCTTCGACGTCGACGCCGCGCTCGAGACGCCCGACGCCGAGGCCTACCGGGCCCACCGGACGCGGCTCTACGACGACATCGCGTCCTGGCTCGAGACCCGTGCGGCCGACGGTCCGGTCGTACTGGTCGTCGAGGACCTGCAGTGGGCCGACAGCGCGACGCTCGACCTGCTCGCGCACCTCCACTCGTCGCTCGGGGAGGGGATTCTACTGCTGTGTACCTATCGGTCCGACGACGTGGACGAGACCGATCCGCTCGCCGAACGGGTACCGGCGGACGCCGTTCGACCGGTCGCCCTCCCGCTCGAATCGTTCGACCGCCAGACGACGGCGACGCTGGTCGAACACGAACTTCGCCAGCGGGGCGTCCCGACGGCTTTCACGGACGCCGTCTACGCGGTGACGGGCGGGAATCCCCTGTTCGTCGTCGAGACCGTCGCCGCCGCGCTCGAGGACGGCTCGCTCGACCCTCGCGTCGACCGGTACCCGACGAGTACGACGACCCTCTCCGCACCGGACGTGGTCGAGACGACGATTCGGCGTCGGTTCGACCGGCTCGACCCCGAGACGCGTGAACTCGTCGACACCGCGGCCCTCGCCGACGAACCGTTCGCGGTCGAGACCCTCGGCTCGCTCTGCTCGCTCCCGCCGGCGCAGTTGGGTGATCGCGTCGACCTGCTCGTCGACGCCGGTATCTGGCGGGAGACCGATGGGGGGTACCGGTTCCGGAGCCACGTGCTCCGGAGCGGTGCCCAATCGGCGCTCGAACCCGATGCCCGCCGGGAGCGCCACCGGGCGATCGCGGCGCACCTTGCCGACGTCGAGGACCCCAACCACGCCCGAATCGCGACGCATCTGGACCGGGCCGGCGACGCGGCGACGGCCCTCGAACACTACCGGCTCGCGGCCGAGGACGCGGAAGAGACGTACGCCCACGACGTGGCGAGTTCGCACTACGAACGCGCACTCTCGATCGCGCGCGAACTCGACCGCGACGACGACGTGCTGGCGCTGCTCGAATCGCTGGGCGACGGCTACTACACCCGCGGCGAGTTCGACGAGGCGGACCGGTACTTCCGGTACGTACGCGAGGCCGCGGACGATCCGGAGCGGATCCGGCGCAGTTACTACTACCAGGCCCGCATGCACTTCGAGCAGAGCGAGTACGAGCGGACGGCGACGCTCGCCAGGCGCGGGCTCGACGCCGGAGGCGACGAGGTCACCGAGATGGTCTGCTGGCTGGTCGACTACCTGGGCAGCGCGCACATGAAACGAAGCGACCACGACGCGGCGATCGAGCAGTTCGAACGCCAGCGCGAACTCGCCGAGTCGATCGACTTCCGACTCTCGCTGGGGCGTTCCTATCAGAACCTGGCCACCGTCTCCCGCCGTACCGGCGCGATCGAGGACGCCGTCGCGTACGGTGAGCGAGCCGTCGCGTTGCTCGAAACCGCGTCGGCGGATCGCGAACTCGCCCGCTGTCTCAACGACGTCGCCCTCGTCTACCGGAGCGCGGGACGTACCGAAGACTACGTAGAGGCCTTAGAACGCTGCCACGACCTGGCCGAGGAGACAGGCAACGTCCGGGCGCGCATCCTCGCGAAGAACAACCTCGGCGTCGCCGCTCAGAGCCGGGGCGACTGGGGGGACGCCCGATCGTACTACGAGGACGTCGTCGCTCTCGCCGAACTGACCGAGGACACCGATACGGTCGCCCTCTCGCTGTGGAATCAGTCGATCGTCGACGTGGCACTCGGCGACCTTCCGGGAGCGATCGACGGGTTCGAACGGGCACTCTCCCTCGTCGAAGGGTCCGCGGAGATTCAAAAAGTAACGCACTTTCACACCAACGTGAGTCGGGCGTACCTCCTGGCGGGCGACGTCGACGCGGCTCGCTGGCACGTCGCGACGGGCCAGCGACTGGCGGTCGAACACGACCTTCCCCACCTGCGGGCGACCAGCGCGATCAACGCTGCGACCATCGAACGGGAACGCGGGGCGATCGACGTCGCGCTCGAACACCTGCGATCGGCCCGCTCGGAGTTCGACTCGACCGAGGACGTCCGTACCGAAACGGCACTGCTCGACCAGTTCGCGCGGACCTACGTGGCGGCCGGGGAGCCGTCGACGGCGCTCGAGTACGCCCGCCGAGCTCACGACGCGGCTCCCGACGGTACCCGGCAGGCGACGCTTCGGGCCGCGGTCACCCTGGGCGCGGCCCTTCGCGCCGCCGGGCGGCGAACGGACGCCCGAGACCACCTCGAGTCGACCCTCGCGGACGCACAGACCATCTCTCGTCAGTCGACGATCCGCGCCCGTCGCGAACTGGCGCGCCTCGAACGTGACCTCGGGAACGCCGATCGCGCCCGCGAACACTACGCCACGGGCATCGACCTCGCCCGGTCCGCGGGGATGACACTGTACGTGACACAGCTTTCCCACGAATCGTCGCGACTCGACGAAAACGCCGCCGTCGCCGACGACCGGTGA
- a CDS encoding PAS domain-containing sensor histidine kinase, with protein MDDTGIDGDEELTILSRSELAERVRKRTADLENLMDTMVDVLVKLGPDGRIRLANEAVRDMLGYEPDELEGKPIDYVLADPDRNAELSSMLHSGELIEHLLRKGSVTDLESYFETADGEAIPTSLSASVMTDDSGSVEGIVCVATDTTERTEAQERAEFLHSVLRHDLGNKLTVIDGYLDLLAEGDLTEEQREYHGYAEKGVTEAIDLIENVRTLHQLEADEELSPVGLPRVIRETVDRHADLASQHDFDVETDVDDLRVEGGTLLKELFANVLENALVHSGGSQIRIHTTATDEAVTIYVDDDGTGIDREDRDRIFDRGVSIGDSGGTGLGTHLAAEIADTYGGDLTVGDSPLGGARFGVTLQRAD; from the coding sequence ATGGACGATACCGGGATCGACGGGGACGAGGAACTGACGATCCTCTCCCGATCGGAGTTGGCCGAACGGGTCAGAAAGCGCACGGCCGACCTCGAGAACCTGATGGACACGATGGTCGACGTGCTCGTCAAACTCGGCCCCGACGGGCGGATCCGCCTGGCGAACGAGGCCGTTCGCGACATGCTCGGCTACGAGCCCGACGAACTCGAGGGAAAACCGATCGACTACGTCCTCGCCGATCCGGACCGCAACGCCGAGCTCTCCTCGATGCTTCACTCCGGGGAGCTCATCGAACACCTCCTGCGAAAGGGGAGCGTCACCGACCTCGAGAGTTACTTCGAGACCGCCGACGGTGAGGCCATCCCGACCAGCCTCTCCGCGTCCGTGATGACGGACGACTCGGGGAGCGTCGAAGGGATCGTCTGCGTCGCGACGGACACCACCGAGCGAACCGAAGCCCAGGAGCGCGCCGAGTTCCTCCACTCCGTGCTCAGACACGACCTCGGCAACAAGCTCACCGTCATCGACGGCTACCTCGACCTGCTCGCCGAAGGCGACCTCACCGAGGAGCAACGTGAGTACCACGGCTACGCCGAGAAGGGCGTCACCGAGGCGATCGACCTCATCGAGAACGTCCGGACGCTCCACCAGCTAGAGGCCGACGAGGAACTCTCACCCGTCGGACTCCCGCGCGTGATCCGCGAGACCGTGGACCGACACGCCGACCTCGCGAGTCAGCACGATTTCGACGTCGAGACCGACGTCGACGACCTGCGCGTCGAGGGCGGCACGCTGCTCAAGGAGCTCTTCGCGAACGTACTCGAGAACGCGCTCGTCCACTCCGGCGGTTCGCAGATCCGAATTCACACGACCGCGACCGACGAGGCGGTGACCATCTACGTCGACGACGACGGCACGGGCATCGACCGCGAGGACCGCGACCGCATCTTCGACCGCGGCGTCTCGATCGGCGACTCCGGCGGGACGGGTCTCGGCACCCACCTCGCCGCGGAGATCGCGGACACGTACGGCGGCGACCTCACCGTCGGCGACTCGCCGCTCGGCGGCGCCCGATTCGGCGTGACGCTCCAGCGGGCCGATTGA
- a CDS encoding ATP-binding protein, with product MTAYSVEDLVLLALREQCGADECTAGATVSELGDVIGLSGTVADRLTLLSALSTLTGNGLVDETTGTVADRSGERSLYRLTGSGRRRATERTDAVGELPVTVHERDETAECRLGDVPERFDRSIAEALVRRAPSGDLYLPAESDDIVDRSDERSRLRSTFEKTLDGEPATVIVSGEAGVGKTTLVEAFAERARESGADVLVGRSTRTGADAYGPLRDAIEGAIGAADESPFADGWAKAADAEMYRTQRAALYSTVSATLADHARNTPTVLVIEDLQWADAATVDLLAHVCEELSDVPVLLVATYRPSGVADETPLDRRLAERVAMDHVVELALDPFDRERTGELVEAEVTRRGVPQSFVDAVYERTGGNALFVVETVAALLESGALDPRVDRYPDAVDDAEIPDVVETTIDRRFSRLDDETYGVVAVGAVLDDPITIDGLLAISSRPEPTVRERVDLLVDGGIWVRDDDTLRFRSEVLRSTALASIADDRRQSLHEGAAAYLADDESTPPATVASHYERAGDADRALEWYRRAAGDATEVYAHDVAVEHYERALSLARELDREAAVLDLLEGLGDIHATRGEYGEADRQFRYVRERTDDPERIRRSYRYQAKMAFESSRYDDAEEYAQAGLAVGEDDVTPEVCRLTDYLGSAYFGRGQYEEAIAHHERLRDRAAEIDCTVSLGRAYKNLGTCYTKLGELDRSVGLNERGVTLLEDTGHARELASALSDLAIAYGRTGDYDRAVDALERCDELAERTGNVSALVLSKMNRAVFAQWRGEYGTARERYADVREIAERIDDRDGLALAICNESLIDREVGRLEPSIAGFERALDLVDGTEVTNRITLVEWGLGEAHFLAADFDRAETHLDRALDLAVEHDFTRHIGACKSVMGAVERERGELDRAIELGRAGLDLVPDSETQRVLYLRMNRLAQTLLAAGDVDEALELCLEGRETIPEHVTVTEVKLAATHGAAQVAAGELQSARETLESTVDRARGLTTEALLVALCELGRLEHEAGDASTARDHLTEGRRIATDAGFRVFVPRFDEVLAEIDGGDRSDGCVDGV from the coding sequence ATGACGGCGTATAGCGTCGAGGACCTGGTCCTCCTCGCCCTTCGCGAGCAGTGCGGTGCCGACGAATGCACGGCGGGGGCGACCGTCTCGGAACTCGGCGACGTGATCGGGCTCTCCGGGACCGTGGCCGACCGGCTGACGCTCCTCTCGGCCCTGTCGACGCTCACGGGGAACGGGCTGGTCGACGAGACGACCGGCACCGTCGCGGACCGGTCAGGCGAGCGGAGCCTGTATCGATTGACGGGTTCGGGTCGACGACGTGCGACGGAACGGACGGACGCGGTGGGCGAACTGCCCGTGACGGTTCACGAACGTGATGAAACCGCCGAGTGTCGCCTCGGCGATGTTCCCGAGCGGTTCGATCGCTCCATCGCCGAAGCGCTCGTCAGACGCGCCCCCTCCGGCGACCTGTATCTGCCGGCCGAGTCCGACGACATCGTCGACCGGTCCGACGAACGCTCCCGCCTCCGGAGCACCTTCGAGAAGACGCTCGACGGCGAGCCAGCGACCGTGATCGTCTCCGGAGAGGCCGGCGTCGGCAAGACGACACTGGTGGAGGCGTTCGCCGAACGGGCTCGCGAATCGGGCGCGGACGTGCTCGTCGGGCGGAGTACTCGAACCGGAGCCGACGCGTACGGACCCCTCCGGGACGCGATCGAGGGCGCGATCGGCGCCGCGGACGAGTCGCCGTTCGCCGACGGGTGGGCGAAAGCGGCGGACGCCGAGATGTACCGGACCCAGCGCGCCGCCCTCTACTCGACGGTGTCGGCGACACTCGCCGATCACGCCCGGAACACGCCGACGGTACTCGTGATCGAGGATCTGCAGTGGGCCGACGCCGCGACGGTCGACCTGCTCGCGCACGTCTGCGAGGAGCTCTCGGACGTTCCGGTGCTCCTCGTCGCCACCTACCGCCCGTCTGGGGTCGCGGACGAGACGCCACTGGACCGGCGACTCGCGGAGCGAGTGGCGATGGACCACGTCGTCGAACTCGCGCTCGACCCCTTCGACCGGGAGCGAACCGGCGAGCTCGTCGAGGCCGAAGTAACCCGCCGGGGCGTCCCCCAATCGTTCGTCGACGCCGTCTACGAGCGAACGGGCGGGAACGCGCTCTTCGTCGTCGAGACGGTCGCGGCGTTGCTCGAGTCCGGCGCGCTCGATCCCCGCGTGGATCGCTACCCGGACGCGGTCGACGACGCCGAGATTCCGGACGTGGTCGAGACGACGATCGACCGGCGCTTCTCCAGACTCGACGACGAGACGTACGGGGTGGTGGCCGTCGGCGCGGTGCTCGACGACCCGATCACCATCGACGGGCTGCTCGCGATCTCGTCGCGTCCGGAGCCGACGGTTCGCGAGCGGGTCGACCTCCTCGTCGACGGTGGCATCTGGGTCCGGGACGACGACACGCTTCGATTTCGAAGCGAGGTGCTCCGGTCGACGGCCCTCGCCTCGATCGCCGACGACCGGCGGCAGTCGCTCCACGAGGGGGCCGCTGCGTACTTGGCCGATGACGAGTCGACTCCGCCGGCTACCGTCGCGTCGCACTACGAGCGGGCCGGTGACGCCGATCGCGCCCTCGAGTGGTACCGACGCGCGGCCGGGGACGCGACCGAGGTGTACGCACACGACGTGGCGGTCGAACACTACGAGCGAGCCCTCTCCCTCGCCAGGGAACTCGACCGGGAGGCGGCCGTCCTGGATCTTCTCGAGGGGCTCGGCGACATCCACGCCACGCGGGGCGAGTACGGCGAGGCGGATCGACAGTTTCGGTACGTCCGTGAGCGGACCGACGACCCGGAACGGATCCGTCGCAGCTACCGGTACCAGGCGAAGATGGCCTTCGAGAGCAGCCGGTACGACGACGCCGAAGAGTACGCCCAGGCGGGGCTCGCAGTCGGCGAGGACGACGTCACGCCGGAAGTCTGTCGACTCACGGACTACCTCGGGAGCGCGTACTTCGGTCGCGGACAGTACGAGGAGGCGATCGCCCACCACGAGCGGTTGCGCGACCGCGCCGCCGAGATCGACTGCACCGTCTCGCTCGGCCGGGCGTATAAGAATCTCGGGACCTGTTACACGAAACTCGGCGAGTTGGACCGGTCTGTCGGACTCAACGAGCGTGGCGTCACGTTACTCGAGGACACTGGCCACGCGCGGGAACTGGCGAGCGCGCTCAGCGATCTCGCCATCGCGTACGGCCGAACCGGGGACTACGACCGGGCCGTCGACGCGCTGGAGCGCTGCGACGAACTGGCCGAACGGACGGGGAACGTCTCGGCGCTCGTCCTCTCGAAGATGAACCGCGCGGTCTTCGCCCAGTGGCGAGGTGAGTACGGGACGGCGCGCGAACGGTACGCCGACGTTCGCGAGATCGCCGAGCGCATCGACGATCGGGACGGGCTGGCGCTCGCCATCTGTAACGAGAGCCTCATCGATCGAGAAGTCGGCCGTCTGGAACCCTCGATAGCGGGGTTCGAACGAGCGCTCGACCTCGTCGATGGAACCGAGGTCACGAATCGAATCACGCTCGTCGAGTGGGGTCTCGGGGAGGCACACTTCCTCGCCGCCGATTTCGACCGCGCCGAGACGCACCTCGATCGGGCGCTCGACCTCGCCGTCGAACACGACTTCACGCGACACATCGGGGCCTGCAAGTCGGTCATGGGGGCCGTAGAACGGGAACGTGGCGAACTGGATCGGGCGATCGAACTGGGTCGGGCGGGGCTGGATCTCGTCCCGGACTCCGAGACCCAGCGGGTCCTGTACCTCCGGATGAACCGTCTCGCGCAGACGCTGTTGGCGGCGGGAGACGTCGACGAAGCGCTAGAACTCTGTCTCGAGGGCAGAGAGACGATCCCGGAGCACGTCACGGTCACCGAGGTCAAACTCGCCGCCACGCACGGTGCGGCGCAGGTGGCTGCTGGCGAACTGCAATCCGCCCGTGAGACCCTCGAATCGACGGTCGACCGTGCCCGCGGTCTCACGACCGAGGCGCTGCTCGTCGCGCTGTGCGAACTCGGTCGCCTCGAACACGAAGCGGGCGACGCGTCGACCGCTCGTGACCACCTCACGGAGGGTCGTCGGATCGCGACGGACGCCGGCTTTCGCGTCTTCGTGCCCCGCTTCGACGAGGTACTCGCCGAGATCGACGGTGGTGACCGGTCCGACGGGTGCGTCGACGGCGTCTGA